In the genome of Raphanus sativus cultivar WK10039 chromosome 4, ASM80110v3, whole genome shotgun sequence, one region contains:
- the LOC108848477 gene encoding basic leucine zipper 61 has protein sequence MAQLPPKVPTMTTTTTPHWPEFSSQKLPSIAATAAATAGQQNPSWMDEFLDFSSTRRGTDRRSISDSIAFLDQPSSGVGSHHFDRFDDEQFMSMFNDDLHQNHHHNNSVNGNVGHTRSSSNTSTPSDQNSLLSGEDNKEQPPSDNDHMDTTTANDNNVAGNNYNESDEVQSHCCKTEPQDGPSSTNQDSGKSSGNRIHDPKRVKRILANRQSAQRSRVRKLQYISELECSVTSLQTEVSVLSPRIAFLDHQRLLLNVDNSAIKQQIAALAQDKIFKDAHQEALKREIERLQQVYHQQSLKKMVDNISDQSLADIKPSVEKEQLLSA, from the exons ATGGCACAACTCCCTCCAAAAGTCCCAACCATGACGACTACAACCACGCCGCATTGGCCTGAATTTTCCTCTCAGAAACTCCCTTCCATCGCCGCAACGGCAGCGGCAACCGCGGGACAACAAAACCCTTCGTGGATGGATGAGTTTCTCGACTTCTCATCGACTCGTCGCGGGACAGACCGGCGTTCAATCAGCGACTCCATCGCTTTCCTAGATCAACCTTCCTCCGGTGTAGGAAGCCACCACTTTGACAGGTTTGACGACGAGCAATTCATGTCCATGTTCAACGACGACTTACACCAAAACCACCACCACAACAATAGCGTCAACGGCAATGTTGGTCACACCCGTTCTTCTTCCAACACATCTACACCGTCCGATCAAAACAGCCTCCTCAGCGGCGAAGACAATAAAGAACAACCACCGTCTGATAATGATCACATGGACACCACCACAGCCAATGACAACAACGTCGCCGGTAACAATTACAACGAATCAGACGAGGTTCAAAGCCATTGCTGCAAGACGGAGCCACAGGACGGTCCCTCATCAACGAATCAAGACTCCGGTAAAAGCTCTGGCAATCGGATTCACGATCCAAAGAGGGTAAAAAG AATTTTAGCAAATAGACAATCAGCACAGAGATCAAGGGTGAGGAAATTGCAATACATATCAGAGCTCGAATGCAGCGTTACTTCATTGCAG ACGGAAGTGTCAGTGTTGTCGCCAAGAATTGCGTTTTTGGATCACCAGCGATTGCTTCTCAACGTCGACAATAGCGCTATCAAACAACAAATCGCCGCTTTAGCCCAAGACAAGATTTTCAAAGACG cTCACCAAGAAGCATTGaagagagaaatagagagaCTTCAACAAGTTTATCATCAACAGAGCCTCAAGAAGATGGTGGATAATATCTCCGACCAATCTCTGGCCGATATCAAACCCTCCGTTGAGAAAGAGCAGCTTCTCAGTGCCTAA
- the LOC108852969 gene encoding uncharacterized protein LOC108852969: MSSNSSNSRTLLQQGMVFPLVKLGSLALRTICKPIANSLKKQAGISPGFRQFIVNIAQANHRFTTKLQRHASGRVTDAVIRPLNEERAVQAAADLLGELFAFSVAGAALVYEVQRNARGEARKEEKRQEELQEFRLRHKKMEKEVEEMNQRIFMISEALTKQQLAEEEALSKQRALAAEELSKQRKSAEEVSKPRGLAWLYSFVYCGSAPEKES, encoded by the exons ATGAGCAGCAACAGCAGCAACTCGAGGACTCTGTTACAGCAGGGAATGGTATTTCCATTAGTGAAGCTAGGATCCCTAGCGTTACGAACCATCTGCAAACCCATCGCTAATAGCCTCAAAAAACAAGCTGGAATCAGCCCTGGATTCCGTCAATTCATCGTCAACATTGCCCAg GCGAATCATAGGTTTACGACAAAGTTGCAAAGACATGCTTCTGGTCGTGTAACTGATGCGGTTATTAGGCCTTTGAACGAAGAGAGAGCTGTTCAAGCCGCTGCTGATCTTCTTGGGGAACTCTTTGCCTTCTCG GTTGCAGGGGCGGCTCTTGTCTATGAGGTGCAGAGAAACGCCAGAGGAGAAGCTAGAAAAGAAGAGAAGCGACAAGAAGAACTACAG GAGTTCAGACTCAGACATAAGAAGATGGAGAAGGAAGTGGAAGAGATGAACCAAAGGATCTTCATGATCTCTGAAGCTCTTACTAAACAACAACTCGCTGAAGAAGAAGCTCTTTCTAAACAAAGAGCTCTAGCTGCCGAAGAGCTTTCTAAACAAAGAAAATCTGCAGAAGAGGTTTCTAAACCAAGAGGACTCGCTTGGCTCTACAGTTTCGTTTATTGTGGGAGTGCTCCTGAGAAGGAGAGCTAA